The following are from one region of the Heptranchias perlo isolate sHepPer1 chromosome 11, sHepPer1.hap1, whole genome shotgun sequence genome:
- the zgc:152951 gene encoding uncharacterized protein zgc:152951, with translation MEPEEPVIMHELAGRITVYTIRGCLHCLRAKARLTNLGLPFIEVNIQEDPVIHRKIVDLTGRLTVPQIYFNNIHVGGQDDFQKLSKEELDKLIDTVRNVPVPPDAPPIPEPEKVEEQVPKEEVKSERDEHADLVMEFKQSNIIGNHWSGLKMYPKTFTGKKLVSWLIAHKSLDKTEAIEMAKDLTTRKFLNPLSGKGFDDSDALYRLVEHDSASALNSGVTAEYGTVSAAGHSEVMRDLILKLFSEHITPDGKLVDYKSMRKSTIFETYCQLATQLQRLDLENLTREEKLAFFINVYNALVIHGIITQGSPKNMWQRYKFFNSVSYVIGAEVFTLQDIENGVLRGNRKGLAQIMKPFSKGDPRLKAALGEVEPLIHFALNCGVLSCPPIKTYTAKEIDKQLKISAAAFLDGSDGCQVDVSKKEVRLSQIFKWYKIDFGGTDEKLLNWVFEHLGDSPKKKALKELLDHGSIKISNLPYDWSTNSKD, from the exons ATGGAGCCGGAAGAGCCAGTGATCATGCATGAATTAGCAGGCAGAATTACTGTTTACACCATTAGGGGATGCCTTCATTGTCTTCGTGCAAAGGCTCGTCTGACTAATCTGGGTCTCCCATTCATTGAAGTTAATATACAGGAAGATCCTGTAATACACCGGAAGATTGTAGATCTCACTGGACGTCTTACTGTACCGCAAATCTACTTTAACAACATCCATGTTGGAGGACAGGATGATTTTCAGAAACTG TCAAAAGAAGAGCTTGACAAACTGATTGATACTGTTAGGAATGTGCCAGTACCTCCTGATGCACCTCCAATCCCTGAACCGGAAAAGGTTGAAGAACAAGTACCAAAGGAAG AAGTGAAAAGTGAAAGAGATGAACATGCAGACCTGGTCATGGAATTCAAGCAAAGTAACATTATTGGCAACCACTGGTCAGGTCTGAAAATGTATCCAAAAACCTTTACTGGGAAAAAATTGGTCAGCTGGCTGATTGCTCACAAAAGCCTTG ACAAAACTGAAGCAATTGAAATGGCAAAAGATTTGACAACCAGAAAGTTTTTAAATCCTTTGAGTGGAAAAGGATTTGACGACAGCGATGCCTTGTACAGATTGGTAGAGCACGACTCTGCTTCAGCATTAAACTCTGGAGTTACAGCAGAATATGGCACTGTTTCAG CTGCTGGACATTCTGAAGTTATGAGAGACTTAATTTTGAAGCTGTTCTCAGAACACATTACACCTGATGGCAAG TTGGTAGATTACAAATCTATGAGGAAGAGTACAATTTTTGAGACGTATTGTCAACTTGCAACACAGCTACAGCGCTTGGATCTTGAGAATCTCACTAGGGAAGAGAAGCTAGCATTCTTCATCAATGTGTATAATGCATTAGTGATTCATGGAATTATTACACAAGGATCACCAAAAAACATGTGGCAGAGATATAAA TTTTTTAATTCTGTAAGTTACGTGATCGGTGCAGAAGTCTTTACGCTGCAAGATATTGAAAATGGTGTACTTCGTGGAAACCGAAAAGGCCTCGCTCAGATAATGAAACCGTTCTCGAAGGGTGATCCACGCCTTAAG GCTGCACTGGGGGAAGTGGAACCACTTATTCATTTTGCTCTAAACTGTGGAGTCCTAAGTTGCCCTCCAATCAAGACCTACACTGCCAAG GAAATTGACAAACAGCTGAAGATTTCAGCTGCAGCTTTTCTTGATGGCTCCGATGGCTGCCAAGTTGATGTGTCCAAAAAGGAAGTTCGCCTGAGCCAAATTTTCAAATGGTACAAAATTGATTTTGGTGGAACAGATGAAAAG TTGTTGAATTGGGTGTTTGAACACCTGGGAGATTCACCAAAGAAGAAAGCGCTGAAAGAACTCTTGGATCATGGAAGCATTAAAATTTCTAACCTTCCATATGACTGGTCAACAAATTCTAAAGATTGA